The Melitaea cinxia chromosome 13, ilMelCinx1.1, whole genome shotgun sequence sequence ACAAAACGCATACGTACAGATTAAACATCCAATCGGGCatctaaaacaatatttctatCCTTAAAATGTTAATCGttagaaataaaactaatataaagcTGGTTTGACACTTACGGTATGCATTCTCTTTTTTGAATGTCTGCGTAATTTCCTGCTGGACATTTGGATACACAGCGACCTTTAAATGCATAATCTCCAATTCTACACGAAACACATGAAGTTTCACTCGGCCCACTACAGGACTCACACGATTCGTGGCACGACATGCAGCCAAAGTTATCTTTTCTATATGTGCCAGGAGGACAAGCGGCTAAGCACGATCCATTGTATAAAACATAGCTATGTGCACATGAGGAACACATATCCGCTTTTTCTGAGCACGTATCACAATGTTCTGCACAAGGGAAGCAAGCATTTGCATCTTGATCTTCATAATAGCCGTCAGGACATTGCTGAAGGCACACGGCTAAATCAACCACAAGTAAATGTGCGGGAGCACAGGTGAGACATGAATCCTGACCAGCCCCAGCGCAAGTTTCACATGACTCGTGACAAGGCCAGCATACGCCACCCTGATTTACGAAACTCCTGGGTGGGCATCTGGAAACGCATGAATTATCTAAACGATAATGTTTACATGCAACACATTGAGTTGGCCCCTTTCCATAACAGCCTTGCGAGTCACACTCGGGATCACACATTCTTTGCACTTGCTTGTCATTGGCATCCGCCAATACATTTTTTCTCTGCGCTGATGGAATGTTTTTCGGGTAGTTTCGCCTATCTGAAATACCGAGCTCAATTTCGTTGAGAAATTGCGAATATTCAGACGCATCGTAGACGTCGTTAATGTGATAGGTTTTCTCTTCTTGTTGAACATTATTCGAGttgaaataacttttatttcgCAATCTTATTGGATTTGTAGCTGTTCCGTAGAAAATAAGTTGCCATTTTTTCAACACACCCGGCTGAGTAACGTGATTATTTCCCGCGTTTATTATTTGAAGTGTCCATCGACCCTCCGCATTTTCACCCCAAAAATGTACGCTTAAAAACGGCCAGTCGTCAAAGTTAGAACTAGTCGCATCATGAGTCCTTTCAAATAACAAGGTAGACGTAGTCCCCATTGGCGAAGTAAGCAGTATCCGTAAGTTTCCTCTTGGAAAAAAACTTAGTGATATTTTACATTGAACGTGTTCCAAAAACCTGACCTCATTCATTGTGCCGCTACAGCCATTCACGTCCATGTGAACGGATATCGTATAGCCGAAAGAAGTTTCAATTGACCTGTCCTCGTTTATTTCTTGCGACTTACATATATGTTGAGGCGGTACGTTTACCCATTGTTCCGCCAATGAAACCATTTGTCCCGCGTCCATTAGTCCATAACCAAATTTATGACTTACTTTTCGTTTTACACCATTAACGATCCATCCTTCCTCTTTCTCTAATGGTTGTGACCTGGACGTCATTACGATAAGATGTTGCATATCTCTCCACGTTAATAACGAGTTCGCTTCTAATGACAGAGCACAAATTCCGGCCGCTAATGGAGCGGACGCTGATGTACCCGTGTGATCGACGGTACATATGTGTTCCGGTCGCAACTGAACGTCCATATCGACTGTCGCAACACTTTTATCCCTACCAGGGGTGCCCGAGCTATAAGTTGAGGCTAAAGTAGACGAACACTCTTCTAAATACCAAGGTTTATATCCACCTTGAGTGGCACTAGATATTGATATTGTAAATATACTATTAGCATAACCATCACAGTTACAGGAATCGGTATGCCTTCCACCGTTTCCCGATGCCCATATAAAAATAGAGCCTTTTCCTCCTCTGCCATTTGTAACGCCATTTATAAAAGCCCTGAAACAAAAAGTCGTTTTTAATGAGCTTGCCTCTAGCTATCTCTTTTAATCGTACTTAGACAATACCTTCTAGCTAAGGGGCCAGGTCCGTCGACGGTTTTTCCGTCGTCCTCGGGTCCCCAGGAAGCGCTATAGATGTCTATATGGTGAGTATTAAATCCGAGCGCTTTAGCTTCCACTGCATCGTTAACTAGGCCATCTAGCATTCTCACACCTCCTATGCTAGCATTGTATGCGATGCCTACGCCACAATATCTATTGTAGGCGACCGCAGCGACTTCTCCAGCGCAACGGGTGCCATGTTTATTGTCACCATTGTCCTGCGGTGTGGGATCAGTGTCGTTTCCGTTTATATCTGTTGACGCGGCGGGATCCTACACAATGTTACatactaaaaataactttatgcaaaattatatattttatatgttactacagttgaaataaaaaatatatgtacatataaaacttatttaaaagttataaaatgataaatataaaatgctgCTGAACAAAACAACCACGTGTTGGCGCTTACAAACTGgcagtttgcgggttcgattctcgctcgggatggatatttatattttcaaatatatctttCCGGTATGGGTGTATGTCATCATTCCTCGAACACCACgctaagctgtcgatcccggttgttatcatatacacctgacagtgatgatttacttataatagggaatataattatccgccaaccccttagtagagcagcgtggtggattaagttccaaaccTTCTACGTGGAGAaggaggcctatacccagcagtgagatattacaggttgaaatGTGATACAAAaagtagaaaatttaaataagaaaaagtttaaagaaaatTTCAGCACAAAATTTATCCGAGCTGATATGTAATTATGAAACATAAAAGGCAACATTTAATACCTAACCGTAATAATAATTTCGTAATAACGGTCGCAATAAACAGGCAGCAGCTTTGTACATTGTAATCGATAGAGAAACCGCAAATGTATCTAGAAATCCCTCGGAAGCAATGAAACTTAAGTAGTACGTGGGTGGTCCACCCTACACATTACATAAATGAAGAAGCCACTGCTACTTCAACGAAGCTTAACTATCCCATAAAATTGGCTTCTGTTTCTGAAACGAGGGCaaatttgtaaagaaaattaCACTATTTAACTTTTCATggtagaataatttaaaaagtcatCTTTGTAACTACGGCTTCTATAGCACAAAATTAATTTCAgcacatttttaatacaattttctaTCCACTATACACAAAATGTGTGCGTTATTTTATATACTCACTTTTtgattctatataaatatttagatgatttacaaattcgcttaagcctgtaatatccaactacTGGTCATAGGTAACAATcgtatcaggtatttataagaACAACccggaccgatagcttaacatgctttccgaggcacggtgagtaGATCCGCAAGAACTGACAtccaaacaaaaaagaaatatttgtacaaatacctaCAACTATCCATCctgaacgggaatcgaacccgcaaaccgccgttgttttaagcgactacatacaccattacaccagagcggttatttAATATgagacatttatatttttactctaGCAAATGAATGCTATTAGTAATGGCGAAAAGTCATTTGGAAAACCAACAATATAACTATGAGCGTTACAAAAGAAAAACTTGTTATTTAACTGTATAATACAGTAAagattttttcatattttcaccGCTTATTTTctgttattgtatttaattattttctcgcATAAAATGGAGGGGATTGAAATAACCGCATAGTTTATATTGTTACGATCCGTTGTCTGATAATGTACTCAATAATATCGAAGGTTAAAATAGTATCAGTAATAATTACTTAAGAAACAATTAGACAAATATAATTGAAAGAGTGTAATATAACTAATTAGTTgttgttatttgaaaaaataatttattaatttacctaATGATTACGAAATGCAATAAATAACTAAAGCAACAGCCAACAACTATTATGACATAATGAAATAGGTTCGGAAATCAACGTGAATAAATCtactttatttatgtaattcatAACTTACATAATTCTGCAAGAGATCCGGGTGGTT is a genomic window containing:
- the LOC123659229 gene encoding furin-like protease 2, translating into MPPIYLIVLLTVLDLCVPLYHDQFALLVPDGRADELAHRHGFINHGQIGNLKHFYLFSHPHVSKRSVNASKVYEIRLKNDPQVRWVMQQRELRRVKRNQRPRHVMRDTPMAFPDPLFKEQWYLNGGAADGLDMNVGYAWRKGYTGKGVVITILDDGIQPNHPDLLQNYDPAASTDINGNDTDPTPQDNGDNKHGTRCAGEVAAVAYNRYCGVGIAYNASIGGVRMLDGLVNDAVEAKALGFNTHHIDIYSASWGPEDDGKTVDGPGPLARRAFINGVTNGRGGKGSIFIWASGNGGRHTDSCNCDGYANSIFTISISSATQGGYKPWYLEECSSTLASTYSSGTPGRDKSVATVDMDVQLRPEHICTVDHTGTSASAPLAAGICALSLEANSLLTWRDMQHLIVMTSRSQPLEKEEGWIVNGVKRKVSHKFGYGLMDAGQMVSLAEQWVNVPPQHICKSQEINEDRSIETSFGYTISVHMDVNGCSGTMNEVRFLEHVQCKISLSFFPRGNLRILLTSPMGTTSTLLFERTHDATSSNFDDWPFLSVHFWGENAEGRWTLQIINAGNNHVTQPGVLKKWQLIFYGTATNPIRLRNKSYFNSNNVQQEEKTYHINDVYDASEYSQFLNEIELGISDRRNYPKNIPSAQRKNVLADANDKQVQRMCDPECDSQGCYGKGPTQCVACKHYRLDNSCVSRCPPRSFVNQGGVCWPCHESCETCAGAGQDSCLTCAPAHLLVVDLAVCLQQCPDGYYEDQDANACFPCAEHCDTCSEKADMCSSCAHSYVLYNGSCLAACPPGTYRKDNFGCMSCHESCESCSGPSETSCVSCRIGDYAFKGRCVSKCPAGNYADIQKRECIPCPIGCLICTYAFCSVCHDKWVLTKSGSCQPNGNDKCDTNEYYEGGRCKNCHSTCEKCSGPNEWDCLSCSSPLLLQGSRCVAECGQGFYQTAGSCSKCPHTCTNCVSRLNCTACDGALRLQSGTCRPTCAPGYYPDEGTCSKCYLSCETCTGPRRDQCALCPPGWRLAAGECRPECPQNFFPWGDSCRKCHHYCQDCHGAGPQRCTSCPPHFSLESGLCVECLSSQYYEPRTRTCRPCHDSCRSCSGPGPTSCVTCAHPLRLDRVNHKCLPCCTESMVTFYLSTNQSSDCCHCDRDVGGCLNGSSAGKRRIAENIGSRMTASFFVDDSKDTATVVDRDLLVIISAGATVFVVAIALIALRFRSKRRKNLKVFPRTTYSQLTSVDEDYTSVSLSHTALRMRPEEAREEPT